In Gammaproteobacteria bacterium, the DNA window GGCCGACATGGTACGTTCCCTGCAACATAACGCCATCAACGAATTCAAGCGCCGCTACCGCTCGCTAGACGCCCTGTTAATCGACGATGTGCAATTCCTGGCCGGCAAGGAGCGCTCCCAGGAAGAATTCTTCTACACTTTCAATAGCTTGCTGGAAAGCCGCCAACAAGTCATCCTCACCTGCGACCGCTACCCTAAGGAAGTCGACGGGTTGGAAGACCGGCTTAAATCCCGGTTTGGCTCCGGCCTGACCGTGGCCATTGAACCGCCGGAACTGGAAACCCGGGTCGCGATTCTCAAGAGCAAGGCTGAACAGACGCAGCTTGAATTACCGGATGAGGTTGCGTTTTTCATCGCCCAGCGCATCCGCTCCAATGTTCGTGAACTGGAAGGCGCATTACGGCGCGTTTACGCCAACGCTCAGTTCACCGGACGGGCTATTACCATCAGCTTCGTCAAGGAAGTGCTTAGCGATCTGCTGACCTTGCAGGACAAATTGGTCACCATTGAAAACATTCAGAAAACAGTAGCGGACTACTACAAAATCCCAGTCAGCGAACTGCTATCAAATAGCCGCTTGCGCACTTTGTCCCGTCCCCGCCAGATGGCGATGGCCCTGACCAAGGAACTCACCACGCTCAGCTTGCCCGACATCGGCGAAGCGTTCGGCGGGCGCGACCATACCACCGTGCTGCACGCCTGCAGAAAGATTCGGGAACTCCAAAAGCGCGAACTGCAAATCCGAGATGATTACACAAATTTGCTCACAACCCTCACTAACTAGGAAAATACCTGTGGAT includes these proteins:
- the dnaA gene encoding chromosomal replication initiator protein DnaA; protein product: MDHNLWKTCQDCLERELSEQQLSTWIRPLHAQEEAGVLLLLAPNRFVLDWVKKHHLKQIQAVLARLQPEQPPEVRLEIGGSDVSLAPITSIEESPKKEFISESKTETTELLKSGVLNADFTFTTFVEGNSNQIARAACLQVTENPGKAYNPLFIYGGTGLGKTHLIHAVGNMLRERNPESRVVYQNCEYFVADMVRSLQHNAINEFKRRYRSLDALLIDDVQFLAGKERSQEEFFYTFNSLLESRQQVILTCDRYPKEVDGLEDRLKSRFGSGLTVAIEPPELETRVAILKSKAEQTQLELPDEVAFFIAQRIRSNVRELEGALRRVYANAQFTGRAITISFVKEVLSDLLTLQDKLVTIENIQKTVADYYKIPVSELLSNSRLRTLSRPRQMAMALTKELTTLSLPDIGEAFGGRDHTTVLHACRKIRELQKRELQIRDDYTNLLTTLTN